In the Uranotaenia lowii strain MFRU-FL chromosome 1, ASM2978415v1, whole genome shotgun sequence genome, tcgataatatcatcaaaatgcatttaaaatataatgTGTGCGCTTGAtaataaaattccaatgttataaggttgatatcttaaaccgttaagccttAAGTTCTAGGATTCCAACATAAGGAATTGGCCTCATATAAGCATAAAGGGCGAGTTcacattttccaaatgaaactAAGCGAATAAAAcgcgaaaattcaataatatttggcAAAATATATGGCTTTCATAATTGTTACAGCATCTACCAAATTCCACACAATcattggtcacttttttgcaagcaaaacaaaacatttcttggttgctagctcaacccaattgaATGTATACTAGCAATGAATGCCCCCAAATGTTTGCTAGAATCTCGTTGATTTctatgttgatattcgggtgttgccatggacttctatgtgactaataattgtgggcaatttgactaataatttttatgggctacaattttgacccataattatggtgttgaaaaacgttgattgttttggtacattatgttattttttagcaaatttgaaaacaaaaacatattaGAACTCAAAGACGAAGTATTGAAGGACTGGAATTCATGCAAAGCTAGATATTCGGTCAACTAACAcccgaataaacaaacattttgtgttgaaaggatacgttaagtgactcaTGATTGTGAGGAGACttcaaataatgaaataaaaacttacgTTGCGCTTAGGGATTAAATTTTTACCAGAAAAAATCCGCAACTATTACAGAATTTGgacaattaaatattttggcattgattgaaattcaaaattcacgaTGAATTTTGTTCCTCATAGTTTATGTTAGTCTGAAAAGAACAAATAACTTACCTTTAGCTATGAACGTCTTTAAAACAGATCATTTAATTCCAAAGGAAATCCAATATAAACATTTGATTTCCAGTCGATTTCCTCAAAACCAAAATAAACTCATATAAACCTCAGTTGAAGATTTGCTCAGGGATTCTGAGAATTTCGATGTAACTTACCTCTTCTGGGCcgccaaatttttattttgatgcacggaggaaataaaaaaaaaatcgacaaccgTGAACTACTGTGTTGTGAATTGTGACAACGGATGATGTTAAATTACACAGGACAACATGTTCAGATTCCGTACATCGTTTggatgtaatttttaaaatgcatcctTCCTAAGTAATAAATTATTcctggttttttttatgtaaattcaTTGAAAGCGAAAAAGGTGTATTATTTCATCGCAAAACATGGATAATACGTGTTGGtttataatatttattatttatatttttcctgCTATCATCAGCTGTGTTTTGTTGATGCTCTATTTTTGGAATCAGATACAGAATACTGTATATGATTAAAagatttcgttgtttttttaccCCCATATTTTTTCTCGGTTCAATACATATAGAGCTGAAGTATATCACGTCACGTGAAATATTATGCCAACATGTCTACTACTTCTCGAAACCGCCTCAAAGCAAAGAGAACATCAGCCAAGAATGGAAGCTTTTCGAAGAATTTCTGACCTTGCTAACATTTGGCAGCCGTAGACAGATTTGCGTCTCCATCCCGGAAACACAAGCACACAAACgcatttatcattttattcacAGCTTGGAGAAGGGCCGCACCCAGCATTCATTGTAGGAAAACTAGATACTATTGTGAAATATGCATAGTCATCCATTTCCTGCTGCTCTCAAAACCGAGGCTTTTCCATGATTGCACTCACAAGAAGGCACCGAAAGGTCGGAAGCGGAGGgagcaaataataaaaataaacacgGTTTCGAGCGCTACTTTAGACCGAACGATCAATTTTCCTTATAAAAATGTGTCCCGAACAATCGATGGAAAGTGGAAAGCGTCTGCCAAAACTAAACAGAAGACCGCAACCACCCTCAGTTCCCAATCCACTGCCGGTTGGTGTAGCTTTCGACATTTAGAGGAAAAAATAGGACTAGGTACCTACAGATTTTCTTATAGCCTCCAAACTGAGCGAAGACAtgctttccagatttttttttgctttccttCTGGATGCTTTTTCCGAGAATTTATCCCGCATCTTCCTTCGTAGGAGCATTTCGCTAGAAATTTTTCATGCTTCTGCTCCTTGTCCGGGAAATTCGCAATAACACAAGACTACCACGGCTATTGATTGctaaaatcaatatcattcGGTAGGAAGATTGCCTCTGCTGTGAGCGAGAACTGAATGAGAGATGTTTATGCGTCTAAGCCTCTATGATATAGAGCCCGGAATCAAAGCTCGGTAATTACTTTCCAGGCACTCAGTGTCGGGGACAAATTTACAATTCACATTCTGAATGGGACGCATTTAGCCGAATCTGGGAATTTTTAGCTTGTAGGTAAACGGTGGACTAGGATGTGGGTTTTGATTGACGCTATTTACAAGTGTATTTTTAAGGAATTCGTGAGACGGTGTCTTATTACGAGTATAAATATATACCCAGTAGTTGAAGTTTATATGTACCATTTATGGAAGCATCAGCATGTCACAAagctaaaaattgaataataagcGAAGCATGGctgaacttattttaaaataatgaacattTGTCCACTTTTCAAATTTGTCCACTTTTACAGACACAACGAAGATGGTTCGTACACCTACGGCTACGAAGGAGCCGATGGATCGTTCAAAATCGAAACCAAACTCGCAACCGGTGAGGTCAAGGGCAAGTACGGCTACGTCGACGAATCCGGCAAGGTTAAGGTAGTCGAGTACGGCGCCAACAAATACGGATTCCAGCCATCCGGTGAAGGTATTACCGTACCCCCACCAACTCTGGTCGATGAAACTACCGGCAAGGATGGTCTGCTGGACTACGAAGATAATGTCCCAGCACCAAGACTGCAACAGGTTGGTTTGAAGAGTCTAACTTTGTCTTTGTCACGATAGAGTTCATGAATAATTATGTTTAATTTTAGAAGCTCCGCCCATCGAAACCTCGCTATCAGGAAGTTCCTCAACAGCGGCCACAACCTCAGCCTCAGCCTCAGTACTACGATTAcgaagaagagcaacaccaacCCCAGCCTCAGCATCAGCCACGACTTCAGccacagcaacagcaacaacttcATCATCACCAGCAACCGCAACAACAGCAGGCTCAGTATGTGCAGCACTCCCACTTCGGCCCGTCTGCTCCTGCTCCAGTTCCGGCACGTGCTCACCTTTCCAACGCTGTCCCAGTAGATGTGGTGTATTCTCCTAAACAGCGCCCTGCTCGTCCGGAACCCGAATACGACACCCGGCCACAAACATTCCCAAATGCGGCTCCTGCTCCAGAACCAAAGATCCGATTCTCTGCCCCTGCTTTTGCAGCTGCCGCCCAAGCACCGCTTCCAAAGTCCAATGTAATTATTAGCGCCTTCAAATATCCCTTGCACTAGCCCTTTTGAAACACTTAAGCTCGCCAATGCACCGATCGCTTTTGCTTCTCTCTATTGCAGCCTATCTTTGCTCCAGCACAGCCTGAGTATGCGCCACAGCCACGACCTGCCCCAGCCGTCTATCAGCCACGACCGGCTCAAGGACGCAGCACCAGCATTCTGGATCAGCTGGCCAAGGACTTTGCCCTGCCGCAGGGTGGAGCACCACCACTACACGACATCACCTTCGGATATTACTAAGCAAAATGCGCAGATTGTAGCCGACGACGGACGTTTGTGCCCGCGAAAAAACATTACTAAAGGGATGCCATTCACATTCGAAAAGAAAACTATTTCATTTACCAACCAACACCCACTATTCGGGGGTAAACTTTCAAAAGAGTGATAGAAATGTAAAGATTTCgtttaaaaatgatcaatcGTAGAGAACTGATTAtgtataattaaaataaatcgtCCATCAGTGTTTATGAATTGGTTTTGAAGATTTGCTAGTTTTCATCACACTCCTTGCACTTTTCGTATATCGTATAGAAAGagaccgtcaaacggggcatcatgcaacagcatggttAGATGAAagtttgtataccacaacatttattcaatttattttaatacaatgtaattaaattatcatttaatgataacaaaataatgatgacatagtttctaaAATCTTgggatagttttttaaagtttttgattttcatagaaaatttttaaaaatgtacaaattttgccattttatgatgccataaaaaaaactttacccagtatgactaACTGACTTAaggatatcacctacaaactatATATTGCTGTTATTATCctattattatcaatttttaaaataaatattccaGTCTGGActaaaatacatcaaaatgcaaatcaatattcaactttcaaatctcgtttccatatgctggaataacCAATAGGATTGTTTTTCATCACGCATttgttcatttcaaaatttcatccacccaaaccttattttttatgatttgagcTAGTAGAATGTATggagtattttttacccctaaatgtatgtagcacccttatgcattttttaaaatgtttttgacagaaaaaatggaaaatttaattcgaacagaACATATAATTTCCGCAGTTGGTGCTTtttgcgttatgacatcacaaatatatcaaaaactataaattttcaatcgttttcatttgatttttcattcaaaacaaagttatcgtcaacttacccctttttcagGGGGTGAAAATCGCAAATAATACCATacttagttcgtgttaatgtaagTAGCatttctatatatataaaaatgaatttctgtctgtctgtctgtctgtctgtctgtctgtctgtctgtctgttccctatagactcggaaactactgaaccgatttgcgtgaaacttggcaggtgggggtattggaggcaggggaaggttcctattatggtttgagacccctccctctctcatgaagggagggagggggctcccaaacaaaagacaattttttgcataagtcgagaacccatcaagcaaatggtatcaaatttggcatggggtgatatttgggaacgagaaatatttctatgaatatttggtacccctccctcttctcagtgggatgataggaaggggggaggggggctaccttacattttttcatataactcgaaaactaatcaagctaatggaacaaaatttggcataggagggtagtggaatacgaaaaatggttctatgattatttcaaacccctccctccttccattggagatacaggaagaggggggggggcctttaaccacttttttattgcatagcttgaaaactattcgagcaaatgaaaccaaatttggctaggaAGGGTATATGGGTACGATAAAcagttttatgaatatttagtacccctccctccttccagtgaggacaTAGAAAGGGGGGGGAGggtgctcctttacaatttttagcataactggataaataatcaagcaaatggcaccCAATTTGACGTGGGAAGGTATATGATaacgataaatgtttctataatattttgagaacctttcgtccttcaagtcggaaaatcttaaggggGGAGGGTCCTCCCATATATTTTTTACATCCCTCGGGAACTTACTAAGCATATGGAATGAAATTTGGGttgagagggtatttgagcacaggGAAGGTTTATGTGAATATTTgatactactgcctccttccagtggggtgatatgaaggagagggggaggggggggggctcctttacaattattcgcattactcgagaactaatcaagcaaatggaaacaactttggcatgggaaagcttTGGCATgaatacgtaaaatggttattagcttatttgagacttctttctccttcaattgagaATGCAGTTAGGGAAGACGGAAGCTCATAtatgtatgattgttttgcataaaccaaaaacttatctaacaaatggaacaatcattcaatttagcaactggggaagaatttggcataggagtgtatttgaatacacggaatgtttaaTCTTGATCCTGttcttccaggtaggggataaGTAGGAAGAGcggctccgatacaaattttatagcataactcgacaacttataaatcaatcgaaaccaaatttggcatgagagggtattcgagctcaagatatgtttttttcggTAGTTTAGCATCACTACCACAaatcagtggaacgataaaGAGGGAAAAGAGggcattgataaaatttgtttaatatttctaaaacttatcgagaaaatagaattaaattatcatgggagcaaatttgtttacaagcaatgtttcttcgatggtttgaaaaccccttctcttgccagaggggagatatacAGTAGGGAGAGGGACaccatttttttgaataactcgagaacttatcgagaacGGGGCCATATATGACgtgggatcgtatttgtatacaagaagtgtttttctgatgttatgagacccaCCTTCTTTCAATTAGGGATATAGGAATGGGGGTAATTCGTAtgataattcgagaacgaataggtaaaataaatgtcccatgatgttattttgttactgAAAATGCTCACATGATAGTttgacaaagtttcatatttataaaaaaaatattttggcataagttataaactttttaagcaaagaaattcagagtcataaaaaggattaaaacacggatttaaaaaaaattaagatttcaaaataaaaaatttgcaaattcattttgaaaaaaaatttaatgatattgaaattgaacttaaaattttgtgcaaataaataacaagttaaataactaggtaccacaagtttcaaaaatttttgaaggtgtagcaaagcacaccgggtcagctagtgtcaTATATAATATAAATTTAGACTTGATGCTCATATAATAATGGTATGATACTTTGCggacgattaaaaaaaaagaatgtgaAAGATTTACATATGTACAATTTTTCAACCCCTAACAGAAATATCTTTCGCAGAGGTAGATGTACAAATGTAGGTAGGGtaggtgttcctaatttggcatgtgtaccgaatgttaacataccgttcgattttttctgtttttgacgatatttttcacttatcacaactataaataaaatgataatgtaacggatcatgtgaactttcattttacaaacaaattagttttctaactcacaggatttttcgtaaaatccggattgtttcaaagtatgtctcaattgaatggaattgttagcaaatttcttaaaaaacacctgcttagaaatggaagataaaagctgaatttgtcaaccgattattttgaaatttttcgtcggattgttttttatcttgatttgagtaataagaatgttagaaacatgtttttttcgtgtaaaacCCGAAAAAAAGCGTATGTCCACAAtaaggaacactattttcaatgtgttcctaactatggacatagtcaaagttttccaaactatatcaaagtcatagaatgtatttgaaataaatttgattgattgaattgtgttttaacttaattttcaacgatctgttaaaataatctgttttgagctaataaaacatgattttttttacttcagtgaATCTCACAGCttaaagtgttgaaaaaaatattttcgccaggttgtaaagaacgcacccttcgcgacagagaaggaaaccatcaagttacagagagcttctcaacgagaacagaattgaaaggaaaaataaaaaaaaaacaatctgaatAAAATATGTTGTATACCGTCActtggggcatcatgcaacacttttcaacttcaatggcttctaaaaacctaatgtccacagataatcctatcgtttgtacatcaaaagttttaaggttaatgggacattaaattgacgtagtcagaaaaataatggtttccaccagttatttttaaatttacaaaacatgcgttttcaccctactaagaaaaaatgGTAAGTTGCAAAAccccttgttttttttttaaagaaaaataaaaaaaaagtttaaacagttacagtttttgacatatttgtgatgtcgttacgcatgaagcacgatctgcagttatacttgattttgttagaattaaagtttttttttctgtcaaagatttttttttaaagaaagcctAAGGGTGCTGTATAGATTTAGagataaaaaatactacaaaaaagtTTACATCATATTCTttcatatggaaacaagatttaaactgtgaatcattgatttgcatgtcgatacattttagcccagactgataacggaattttataaatatttattttaaaaaattaaatgattgtccgaaaaatattcatacaccaacagtgttgatataggataataaaatccatataaagtttttaggtaatatcattaagccaatccgttacattgtgtaaaattttttacggcatcaataaatgtaaaactttcattatttcaaattatctatgagaatcaaaaacttcgaaaaaactatctcacgatgtgagaaactatggcatcatcattttgttatcatgaaatgataattttattacattatattaaaataaaagttgaatatGTGAtgtggtacacaaatgttgcatcgaatcatgttgttgcatgatgctctgtttgacagaacttatttgtatccattacaatgaattttctactttttgaaatataataaatgtatccattggaaaagtaaaagtttgaattttaataacctCAACATTCAATACTTTCTTTAAAACCagcgtaaaggaatattgttttgattcaaatagtccttatttttctattcatattccaaaaacgttgtaaaatttataaaaagatgagttttaagattttctcattaaagtattaaaaaaacagacccatatgcaaaatcaggaacaagtAGTGTAATACTGGGTACgctgatacatttttcctcatatgtttaCATTAGGAACATCCATATGTTAACATCAGGTACAATTAGTGTCAAATTAGAAACATCGACatactttataaaacatgatatttttcgtaaattaaggcttgagatgattatttcaaaccaaaacagagtttagaataaaatttggaacttagttaccaaaaaattttatatctaagtGTTAAAGATTCGGCGTAATgctatcaaatctaaaaacctctgacaaaatatagcgaaattaggctcacttaccctacttAACATGAATTCACCAAATTTGTgtcaaaattaatattaattgatattttccagaaattttttttttccaaaattgttgtatttaactgataaaattgcattaatgtttttgaatatcaatgccatcaaaagatgcggatttttgtccACTTAAACTTTGATGAACATAGTAGGTATATATCATTCGTATCGCATCACTTGTTGTATACAGTCGCGTTTTCGAGTGTCCCGATCTTCGCGAATAATAAGTGAGTGTGATCCCGTCCAATAGATCCGGGAATTTGTGCCGTTCGGACGGTAAAACGGTGTTTTGTGCCGCGACAATTGTTTCCTGGCAAAGGCTGGTTAAATTAACTAGTCCCAGCTCGCAGAAGGGCCGATCGATCGCCACGAGGTCCGCCGCCATTGTTTGGCGAACCAATTGTTCcatccatcatcatcatcaaactgGTCGTACTCGTCCGAGACCGAGTCGAGACGTGGATGCCATATTCATCCAGCGAGGAAGGGCCAGCGTTCGTTTGGTTGGGTTCTTCGGTTGACGTCACCTTTGAAGATCAACGGAGGACCACGTGGTTGTAGCAGTCCATATACACTGgaaaaaatttattccaaaaagtgctaaaaaaattgtgagttctttttattctatttttcactttttctcttTCTATCTTATTTCCCTTTAtatatattttgacaattttgtgctTCGCTTATATTTTCAAACGGAGGGCATTCGTTTTCCCGTtgaaaaatatgagcgaaggcggggggttataCCCTCCAACTGGGGATGATGCGAATTGCACCTATgaagatgaggagcatctggagtaATCAGCTGATGCTGGTCCTTCAGATGCAAATCGTTCTCGGATGGATGACAATGTTGGATCATCCCCAGTGGAGAGTAGAGTCACCCGGCTCCGAAAATATGCTGAAGGCTCATCTTCCTCtgggccatgggtggttttcatccggcccaaaaagaaCGGAAAACCTCTTAATGTGGTACAGAttaccaaagatctggcgaggtggacctCTGTAACCAGTGTTACAAAATTACGTGCGAACaagctgcgcgttgttgtggctaaCTCGAAAGCTGCAAACGAGATTGTGGCCAGCAAGTTTCTAATTCTAGAGTATCACGTTTACatcccgtctcgagacgtagagattgaGGGCGTGATCACAGAAATGAGCCTGGATGCGAAGTAcattaaatccaacggcgttggtaagttcaagagcctcgatTCGACTTCTGTCGAAATTGTGGATTGCCGTCAACTCAATACTGCCAGCGTCGTAAATGGAGTTACaaagtactcgccttcagctTCATTTCGTGTGACCTTCGCGGGTACgtccctccctcactacgtcttgattgacggatttttaaggcttcctgtgcgactcttcgtgcctcgacccatgcattgccaaaattgcatcaagttggggcacacagcgtcgcactgttgcaataagcaacgctgtccccaatgcggggagaatcatggggctggagcatgctcagcaatagagcagaaatgtgtctattgcgagggctcaccccatgaaatctcttcgtgcgaggcattcaagagttgctgggataaacagaagcgctcattaaaagaacgatcgagacgttcttatgcctctatcttaaagagcgcttctccacTGGCCCAACCTCATTCGAGTAACATCTTTTCtgtgttgccagttgacaacgaagAGGCGACTGACGAGGAGAACCCTTTTGTTTTCGTTGCGAACTCCCGGAAACGTGCTAAAACAactcccaagacacccaaaataCCCAAGAAAATCCCTGCAATGAGCCCTCAAATCAGTGTCCCTAAAAAGCCGAATGCtgcagaacaacaaaaacaaaatcctccTGGATTCCGCACGATATTTTCACCACAGAATAATCCAACTCCAGCAGGGACCTCAAAGGCCCCCATGAAAAATGCAGCTTTATCAGAATCCACTTCCCAGCCGGGATTGTTTAAGTTGGCTGACATTCTAAatggaatgtttttgtttttcaacgtttctgaatccatcagaagcattgtaacaacaatgcttcctgtattaaagacatttttgaagcaattgatgcaaacttggcccctcatttcagtgtttatctctctcgatggctaatttacgccaagaggtcggagatatcactgtgttacagtggaattgtcgtagtattatccctaaactggatccgttcaaatttcttcttcatgaaactagttgcgatatttttgccctttctgaaacatggctttcttctgaatcaaacatctccttccacgattttaacattatccgtctggatcgcaacgattcttatggaagggtgcttttggggatcaataagcgccactccttttatagaatccacctccctttatcagacGGAATTgcagctgttgcatgtcatataactataagaggtaaggacttatgcattatcagtttgtactggcctcatagagttgcagtggatcgaagtcacctagaggacctgtgctcagtgcttcctgagccaaggttgatcctgggtgacttcaattcacatggaactgtctggggagaacaaattgacgatagtcgttctactcttatatatgacatttgtgacagtttcaatttaacaattttgaacacgggtgaaaaaaacCCGAGTACCTAAGTaccagaacgaattttatagactcccttagggcccgaggaaaaccaccctatgttccagtgagagatgtgatggctgtgatagacttggactacatgttcgaaatatatcttttcctaaaagctattgatcttcgtctataattctttttattttcacatttccctatctatcttctatcttttcttcaaaaagtgaactagatataagcacacaattgtaatcaaacaaaacgagtttggctccttaaagcctaaaggtatgagccgtttcaaataaagaaattacaaaaaaaaaaaaatagtaggtaggtatgttgtttgtatcattgtgtgaagctcaaatttggcatatagcCTTCTGATGATTCCTTCAAACCGTCCAAGtcatttttgaaagtgttttgattttaaagtacgTACATATTTATTAAGACGAattcgataaattaaataaaaagtatccgaaattgtattttttaaggattaaaccgtaaatagctcttcacacgatgatacaaacaccACGCTTTTTTCAGCAAAGTTGAGGTGCACAAAAATCTGCATCTTtcgatggcattggtatcaaaattattttacgcttggtacacattttggtcagttaaataaaacatttttggaccaaagaaaaaaaaaatttttttctagaaaacagtctgcttattttcaattttgacacaaatttgattcatttttcattttttgcgt is a window encoding:
- the LOC129738626 gene encoding mediator of RNA polymerase II transcription subunit 15 isoform X1; its protein translation is MIGFKLFVASVCLALASSVEAQQEYRPAPLRIGTGNADLKPTPVPILKQINRHNEDGSYTYGYEGADGSFKIETKLATGEVKGKYGYVDESGKVKVVEYGANKYGFQPSGEGITVPPPTLVDETTGKDGLLDYEDNVPAPRLQQKLRPSKPRYQEVPQQRPQPQPQPQYYDYEEEQHQPQPQHQPRLQPQQQQQLHHHQQPQQQQAQYVQHSHFGPSAPAPVPARAHLSNAVPVDVVYSPKQRPARPEPEYDTRPQTFPNAAPAPEPKIRFSAPAFAAAAQAPLPKSNPIFAPAQPEYAPQPRPAPAVYQPRPAQGRSTSILDQLAKDFALPQGGAPPLHDITFGYY
- the LOC129738626 gene encoding tyrosine-protein phosphatase non-receptor type 23 isoform X2, translating into MIGFKLFVASVCLALASSVEAQQEYRPAPLRIGTGNADLKPTPVPILKQINRHNEDGSYTYGYEGADGSFKIETKLATGEVKGKYGYVDESGKVKVVEYGANKYGFQPSGEGITVPPPTLVDETTGKDGLLDYEDNVPAPRLQQLRPSKPRYQEVPQQRPQPQPQPQYYDYEEEQHQPQPQHQPRLQPQQQQQLHHHQQPQQQQAQYVQHSHFGPSAPAPVPARAHLSNAVPVDVVYSPKQRPARPEPEYDTRPQTFPNAAPAPEPKIRFSAPAFAAAAQAPLPKSNPIFAPAQPEYAPQPRPAPAVYQPRPAQGRSTSILDQLAKDFALPQGGAPPLHDITFGYY